A DNA window from Halorubrum sp. DM2 contains the following coding sequences:
- a CDS encoding zinc-dependent alcohol dehydrogenase family protein codes for MRAAILREYGEPLAVRDVPGPEPAPDGAVVRVDACGVCRSDWHAWAGHGEWADDRVPRGQILGHEPAGEVVAVGDEVDRFRPSDRVVVPFSLGDGTCPHCRRGAGNVCEDGRALGFEPAAQGAFAERVAVPAADYNLVERPPWLDATAAAALGCRYMTAYHALAERAGVGGGDAVAVHGCGGVGLSAVQIAAALGARVIAVDVDDDALALATESGADATVNPTAEDGGARTVPERVRDLTDGGADVSLDALGIAETCRNSVRSLRPRGTHVQVGLTTDAERGEVSLPTDWMTRWEISFIGSRGMPPTSYPDLFALIEATDIDPGALVTSELSLSEVSGRLAAMEEYDARGVEVVTDL; via the coding sequence ATGCGCGCAGCGATCCTGCGAGAGTACGGCGAGCCGCTCGCGGTCCGCGACGTTCCGGGCCCCGAACCGGCACCCGACGGGGCCGTCGTCCGCGTGGACGCCTGCGGCGTCTGTCGCAGCGACTGGCACGCCTGGGCCGGCCACGGCGAGTGGGCCGACGACCGCGTCCCGCGCGGCCAGATCCTCGGCCACGAACCGGCCGGCGAGGTCGTCGCCGTCGGCGACGAAGTCGACCGGTTCCGCCCGAGCGACCGCGTCGTGGTCCCCTTCTCGCTCGGCGACGGCACCTGTCCGCACTGCCGTCGCGGGGCCGGGAACGTCTGCGAGGACGGGCGGGCGCTGGGGTTCGAGCCGGCCGCTCAGGGCGCGTTCGCGGAGCGGGTGGCGGTCCCGGCAGCCGACTACAACCTCGTTGAGCGCCCGCCGTGGCTCGACGCGACCGCCGCCGCGGCGCTCGGATGTCGGTACATGACGGCGTACCACGCGCTCGCCGAGCGGGCGGGCGTCGGCGGCGGCGACGCCGTCGCGGTCCACGGCTGCGGGGGCGTCGGTCTCTCCGCGGTCCAGATCGCCGCGGCGCTCGGCGCGCGCGTGATCGCGGTCGATGTCGACGACGACGCGCTCGCGCTGGCGACCGAGTCCGGCGCTGACGCGACCGTGAACCCGACCGCCGAGGACGGCGGAGCCCGAACCGTCCCGGAGCGCGTCCGCGACCTCACAGACGGCGGCGCGGACGTGTCGCTCGACGCCCTCGGAATCGCCGAGACCTGTCGCAACTCGGTCCGGTCGCTGCGGCCGCGCGGCACCCACGTCCAGGTCGGGCTCACGACCGACGCCGAGCGGGGTGAGGTGTCGCTCCCGACCGACTGGATGACCCGGTGGGAGATCTCCTTTATCGGCTCGCGCGGGATGCCGCCGACGAGCTACCCGGACCTGTTCGCGCTGATCGAGGCGACCGACATCGATCCGGGCGCGCTGGTCACCAGCGAGCTGTCCTTGTCGGAGGTGTCGGGGCGGCTCGCGGCCATGGAGGAGTACGACGCACGGGGCGTCGAGGTCGTCACCGACCTCTGA
- a CDS encoding amino acid ABC transporter ATP-binding protein has product MTGPLVEFDGVDKSFGDTQVLYDVDLSVDEGEVVVVIGPSGSGKSTLLRCANRLEEIQGGDIRLDGRSVIETNINEIRQQIGMVFQSFNLFPHKTALENVALAPEKVKGEPEAEAKEAASELLDRVGLADQAESYPGALSGGQQQRVAIARALAMEPKTMLFDEVTSALDPELVGEVLDVIEGLAADGMTMVLVTHEMGFAREVGDRIVLMADGRVVERSETESFFEEPATERGQQFLSRLL; this is encoded by the coding sequence GTGACCGGTCCGCTGGTCGAGTTCGACGGCGTCGACAAGTCGTTCGGAGACACGCAGGTGCTGTACGACGTCGACCTCTCCGTCGACGAGGGGGAGGTCGTCGTCGTCATCGGGCCGTCCGGCTCCGGCAAGTCGACGCTGCTCCGGTGTGCGAACAGGCTAGAGGAGATTCAGGGGGGCGACATCCGTCTCGACGGGCGGTCCGTGATCGAGACGAACATCAACGAGATCCGCCAGCAGATCGGGATGGTGTTCCAGTCGTTCAACCTCTTCCCGCACAAGACCGCCCTCGAAAACGTCGCGCTCGCGCCGGAGAAGGTCAAGGGCGAGCCGGAGGCCGAGGCGAAGGAGGCCGCGTCGGAGCTCCTCGATCGCGTCGGACTCGCCGACCAGGCCGAGTCGTATCCGGGCGCGCTCTCGGGCGGCCAACAGCAGCGCGTCGCCATCGCCCGCGCGCTCGCGATGGAGCCGAAGACGATGCTGTTCGACGAGGTGACGAGCGCGCTCGACCCCGAACTCGTCGGCGAGGTGTTGGACGTGATCGAGGGGCTCGCCGCCGACGGCATGACGATGGTCCTCGTCACCCACGAGATGGGGTTCGCCCGGGAGGTCGGCGACCGGATCGTCCTGATGGCCGACGGCCGGGTCGTCGAGCGGAGCGAGACGGAGTCCTTCTTCGAGGAGCCGGCGACCGAGCGCGGTCAACAGTTCCTCTCGCGGCTGTTGTAA